GTTGAAGAATCTGCATTTTTTTTGAAGACTGTATTTGCTTGTTATTTAGAGGAAATGTAATTAATTTAACGATCAGGGTCATAATTATTATTGCTATACCAAGATTGGGAATATATGAGTATAAAAAGCTAATCAGTGCGCCAAATATTTCGGCGATAGCATCAATCATTTAAACTCCTCCTACAATTTAATCAACTGGGTGATAACCGCCCGGGTTAAATGGATGACAGTGAAGCAGTCTATTAACACCCATAAATATACCCTTACAAAAACCATAACGTTTAAGCGCTTCATATGTATATTGTGAACAAGAAGGATAAAAGCGGCATACCTGTGGCTTAAGTGGAGAGATAAATATTCTGTACACATTAATTAGCAGCATACATATTTTTGCTGCCAAGCTGTTAAGAATCTTTAATGTTGCTGTAATAGCATTTTTCCTCTCCGGCAAAGAAAATGCAGCTCCCTATATGCCTCATTAAAAGAAACATCAGCTGCCGGCCTTCTTGCAATTATTATGAAGTCGTAACCTGTTATTAACTCTTTTTCGACCTTCATAAATGCTTCTCGATAGATTCTCTTGATTCTATTCCTGATGACACTTTTTCCAACTTTTT
This is a stretch of genomic DNA from Bacillota bacterium. It encodes these proteins:
- the yidD gene encoding membrane protein insertion efficiency factor YidD; this translates as MLLINVYRIFISPLKPQVCRFYPSCSQYTYEALKRYGFCKGIFMGVNRLLHCHPFNPGGYHPVD
- the rnpA gene encoding ribonuclease P protein component, producing the protein MTLFRLKNSWEFKRVYRYGRTVVSKNIVLYYYSNGGQNNRLGFSVSKKVGKSVIRNRIKRIYREAFMKVEKELITGYDFIIIARRPAADVSFNEAYRELHFLCRRGKMLLQQH